The Psychrobacter sp. 28M-43 genome segment CAAATCGTTGATCGTAGTTTGTGGGAGCGCTCAGGACATTGGGGCAACTACGCAACCAATATGTTCACGACTTCTAGTGAAAACCGTGATTATGCAGTAAAACCGATGAACTGCCCTTGTCACGTGCAAGTGTTTAACCAAGGTCTAAAGTCTTACCGTGACTTACCACTGCGTATGGCTGAGTTTGGCTCTTGTCATCGTAATGAGCCATCAGGTTCATTGCATGGTTTGATGCGTGTGCGTGGCTTTACTCAAGATGACGCGCATATCTTCTGTACGCAGGCACAGATTCAACAAGAAGTTGCTGATTTTATTAAGCTAACGCTTGCCGTCTATGAAGATTTTGGCTTTGATAACATTATCATGAAGCTCTCTACCCGCCCTGAAAAACGCGTTGGTAGTGATGAGTCTTGGGACTTTGCAGAAAAAGCGCTAGCAGATGCGCTTGATAGCTCAGGGCTAGACTGGGATTACTTACCTGGCGAAGGTGCATTCTATGGTCCAAAGATTGAGTTCAGTCTAAAGGATTCATTAGGACGTGTATGGCAGTGCGGTACCATTCAGGTCGATCCAAACATGCCTGAACGACTAGATGCTGAGTTCGTCAATGAGCAAAACGATCGTGAAGTACCTATTATGTTGCACCGTGCAATCTTAGGTTCGTTTGAGCGTTTCATCGGTATTTTGATCGAAAACTACGCAGGTTGGATGCCAGTATGGCTAGCACCGCAGCAAGTTGTAGTCATGAACATCACTGATAAACAAGCTGATGTATGTGAAAACGTGGTTAGCGAGCTTAAAAATGCAGGTTTGCGCGCTATTAGCGACTTGCGTAACGAAAAGATTGGATTTAAGATACGAGAGAAAACATTAGAACGTATTCCCTATATGCTAGTATTAGGGGATAAAGAAGTCGAATCGGGCAGTGTTAACGTCCGAACTCGCGAAGGTGAGAACCTTGGCGTGATGAGTGTTTCTGAATTTATCACATTAGTACAGACCGCTGTCAGTAAAAAAGGCCGACAGACCCCAAAAACAGATGAGGAGTAATACCTATTAAACAGTCCAACCGTTTGAACATCAACGAAGATATCAATGTCAAAGAAGTCCGTCTCGTTAAAGAAGATGGCGAGCAAATGGGCGTGGTTGATATCGCAACCGCGATGAAAGCGGCACGTGATGAAAATCTAGATTTGGTTGAATTAGTTCCTGAAGCTAAGCCGCCAGTGTGTAAGATCATGGATTATAAGCATTTCCTCTATGATCAAAAGCAAAAGGCTAAAGAAGCTAAGAAAAACCAAAAGCAGACTCAGCTTAAAGAGATGAAGCTACGTCCTAGTACCGAAGAGGCCGATTATCAGGTTAAACTGAGAAAAATCGTGAGCTTCTTGGAAGATCAAGACAAAGTTAAAATTAGCATCCGTTTCCGCGGACGTGAAATGGCGCACCAAGATATCGGTCGCAAACAACTTGATCGTATCATTGAAGATACTGCTGATATCTCAAACGTCGAACAGTACCCTAAGATGGAAGGTCGTCAGATGGGTATGCTGCTTGGACCCACTAAGAAAAAGTAATCTGTCTATTGGATTGCTTTGAGTGGTGGCTGTTAGTCTATATAGCTATTTATAACTCTAACCATCAATATGCTGCGGGATATTGATGGTTTTTTATTATTTGGACTCAAAAACTGCTGTAATGAACGCAGCTATATTGAACATAAATAGCCTAGCATCATTGACTGACGCTATTTTACAAAATCCACCTTCTCAACTTTCTGATTACACGGTAATCTAAAGGTCTAGTTATATTTACTAGTTAGTATTTAGCAGTAACTAATGATCATTTGATAAAAATTAATACGAGCTAAAGACAAACCTATAAATGTATAAAAGCTAAGTGTATAAATAAAAACAATGTATATCACGACTGTCAGAGTCGTTGACAAAAAACACTTCCCTTCTCCGATATCAGAGGATATTTCATGCAAGAATTGACGCCACCAGAAAACGCTACAACTCCCAGTATTTCTCTCACAGCGCCTGAACCTGTCAAAGAAATACAGAAAAGTGAAGCAGATCAGATGGTCAAATTGGATGAAAGCCAAATTCCTGAGCTCGATGCCAAGGTTGATGCTTTTGTTGATCATGTGCTTACCAACTCTGTGCATAGCGATGAGTTTCGACAGAATGTGCAGTCTATTCATAATCTAGGTACCAAAGAGATTCGTGAATCTGCACAAGTATCTAACCGAATGTTAGATTTGCCCGCAAAAAGTCTGAATGACAGCTTATTCGACAACTCTCCTATTGCTAAATCGCTAACGGAACTACGTGGTATTGTTGAAGACTTAGATCCGAGCAAAAAGGAGCTTACCAGCTCACGCAAGCTGTTCGGTCTCATTCCATTCGGCAACAAAGTACAAGATTATTTCCGTCAGTATGAGTCAGCGCAGTCGCACATCAATGCGGTCGTTACCAGTCTCTATAATGGTAAAGATGAATTGCTCAAAGACAATGCGATGATTGAGCAAGAAAAAGTCAATATGTGGGAGCTGATGCAGTCTATTCGTCAATATGTCTACGTTGGCAAAAAGATTGATGAGCAACTTGAGCAAAAGGTCTATGCGATAGAAGCAACAGATCCAGAAAAAGCTCGCATCATTAAAGAAGAGATGTTGTTTTATGTCCGTCAAAAAAACACTGATTTTTTAACTCAGTTAGCAGTGAATGTACAAGGCTATTTGGCGCTTGATACTATTCGCCGTAATAACTTAGAGCTGATCAAAGGGGTCGATCGCGCAACCACGACTACTGTGTCTGCATTACGCACGGCTGTTGTCGTCGCACAAGCAATGACCAATCAAAAATTGGTACTAGATCAAATCACTGCATTGAATAAAACCACCAGTAGTTTGATTGAATCAACTTCAGCGATGCTTAAACGTCAGTCAGGTGAGATTCATGAGCAGGCGACTAGCAGTAGCATTGAGCTTGATAAACTGCAAAATGCCTTCAATAATGTCTATGACACTATGGATATGATTAGTAATTACAAAATTGAAGCGCTAGAGAATATGAAGCAAACGGTCAATACACTTACCACTGAAGTAGATAAAGCACAAAAATACTTGGATAAATCAAATCAGACTACGGTATTAGAAGTCTCAAAAGAGTTGGATAGTAAAAAAATCACTAACCAATCTAGCAATGTCGATATTGATATTTGATTTATCCCTATAGCGGTCGCTAGAAAACTGACCGCTTCCTGCTACCGAATACACATAAGACAATTGACGCAAGATATTGCAACGTCGTTCGTGTTAAGATAGCCACTATTAATAATTTTAAAAATAGATACGGTAATTTATGAGTTGGAATGATCCAAACGCCTCAAGTGAGGCAAAAAAATATGACAACCCGATTCCTAGTCGTGAGCTGATACTAAGCACGATTAATGAACATGGGGAGGTCACGCATCAACAATTGGCAAAAGCTTTTAACATTGATGATCCTGATCAGTTTGATGCTTTGGGCAATCGCCTAAAAGCAATGGCGCGTGATGGCCAAGTGAATCGTGATGGTCGTCCTTATCGCTATCGCACAGTGACCAAGCAAGATATCGTCTCAGGTACAGTCTCTGCCCATCCAAAAGGTTTTGGATTTGTGGTGCTAAGTGATATGCCAGATTTGTTTTTACATGAAAAACAAATGCGCTGGGTATTCAATGGCGACACGGTAGCAGCCGTCGGCACTTCGACAGACAATCGTGGACGTACTGAAGGGCGTATCGTTGATGTTGTCGAACGTCGTCAAAACAACTTTATTGGTACACTTGCTCGCGATGAAGACGGCTATTGTGTTGAGCTTGGTAGCCCG includes the following:
- the thrS gene encoding threonine--tRNA ligase — protein: MVAITLPDGSVKDFEGHTTVMEVAQSIGTGLAKATVAGRVNGHLVDAHDPIIADANVEIVTPKDDDGVDIIRHSCAHLLGHAVKQLYPDVKMVIGPVIDDGFYYDIFSETPFTPEHMEAIEKRMMELIKQDYDVIKKMTPRAEAIEIFESRNEDYKLKLINDMPGEEAFGLYHHQEYVDMCRGPHVPNTRFLKVFKLTKMSGAYWRGDAKNEQLQRIYGTAWADKKQLKAYIQRIEEAEKRDHRKIGKALNLFHMQEQAPGMVFWHANGWTIYQVLEQYMRKVQYDNGYEEIKTPQIVDRSLWERSGHWGNYATNMFTTSSENRDYAVKPMNCPCHVQVFNQGLKSYRDLPLRMAEFGSCHRNEPSGSLHGLMRVRGFTQDDAHIFCTQAQIQQEVADFIKLTLAVYEDFGFDNIIMKLSTRPEKRVGSDESWDFAEKALADALDSSGLDWDYLPGEGAFYGPKIEFSLKDSLGRVWQCGTIQVDPNMPERLDAEFVNEQNDREVPIMLHRAILGSFERFIGILIENYAGWMPVWLAPQQVVVMNITDKQADVCENVVSELKNAGLRAISDLRNEKIGFKIREKTLERIPYMLVLGDKEVESGSVNVRTREGENLGVMSVSEFITLVQTAVSKKGRQTPKTDEE
- the infC gene encoding translation initiation factor IF-3 gives rise to the protein MNINEDINVKEVRLVKEDGEQMGVVDIATAMKAARDENLDLVELVPEAKPPVCKIMDYKHFLYDQKQKAKEAKKNQKQTQLKEMKLRPSTEEADYQVKLRKIVSFLEDQDKVKISIRFRGREMAHQDIGRKQLDRIIEDTADISNVEQYPKMEGRQMGMLLGPTKKK
- a CDS encoding toxic anion resistance protein, yielding MQELTPPENATTPSISLTAPEPVKEIQKSEADQMVKLDESQIPELDAKVDAFVDHVLTNSVHSDEFRQNVQSIHNLGTKEIRESAQVSNRMLDLPAKSLNDSLFDNSPIAKSLTELRGIVEDLDPSKKELTSSRKLFGLIPFGNKVQDYFRQYESAQSHINAVVTSLYNGKDELLKDNAMIEQEKVNMWELMQSIRQYVYVGKKIDEQLEQKVYAIEATDPEKARIIKEEMLFYVRQKNTDFLTQLAVNVQGYLALDTIRRNNLELIKGVDRATTTTVSALRTAVVVAQAMTNQKLVLDQITALNKTTSSLIESTSAMLKRQSGEIHEQATSSSIELDKLQNAFNNVYDTMDMISNYKIEALENMKQTVNTLTTEVDKAQKYLDKSNQTTVLEVSKELDSKKITNQSSNVDIDI